ACCACTCCCCTTTTCTTAGTCATGAGCTCAGACTTAATTCAATAGAGGAGGAATCTGGCGGTGGCCACTCATATCAGTGGTTTTACGATCACTTCGTCTTCCACCTTCAAAGGCTTTCGAAATCAAAGTATTTTAATCATTTAGCGGCACTCGAGTGCCGTCATGgctgcttaaataataatcaTCCATCAGGCCAGAATGTGAATGTCACTTCATTTGACTACCTTTTGTGAGTGTATCCTACAATCTTGGCAGCGTGCTAACGCTTTATAATCCAGCGCACAGTTCTGCAACCATCTATTCTGTAACCTCACAACTCCTGATTTGGCTCATCTCTCGATTATTGACTGAATCTAAGGTGAAACCCGTACTAGGAGTTTCGGGTGACACCAGACCACAAGATGTGAATAACCCAAAGTATTTCATACCGGCCAATACGGTAACGAAACCGGACATCCATATATTCTAAATCTTTCCAGCTGTCTCCATATATAAGCCCGACACAAACAGAATTCTCGGCAAAACGGCATCGATATTTGGCAAGCATCTTCCAACTCTCTACAGCCTCAATTTTTCCCACTGTCAAGCAAGGGCTTAGGATCGGCACATATATGGCAGTGACCATTCATCATTATGGCAACGAAGAATTCAGCTCTAGCTACAGATATTGCGAgcaaattatataaatatattctctCAGCACCCTATGTTATGTACACTCGATTCTCTGATGATACTAATCTAAGACCGAGATTGGATCTCAACTAGCAGGAACAGCTGCAAGCAAGCTCCATAAATGGTCCGGAGTCCCATTATCCTGATACTGGACAACATTGGCGCTGTTAGCCGTCGATTCTCCATCAACTCCAGCCACCAGCCCGCTGTTCTTGTTCTGTATCAAGAAGTACCCATCGCTGTTGGACTGCACCCGCCAGAGATGGTCGTCGGTTCCATTGTCCTGATACTGCTGAAGTTGCGCACTATTGGAAGTTGACGCCCCTTGCACGGCAAGCAAGAGCCCGCTGTTAACGTTCTTAATCTTGTACCACCCACCAGGCGCCTTGACAAACTCCCACAGATGGTCCCGCGTGCCGTTGTCATCGAATTGCTGGATGTTGGCGCTGTTGGCCGTCGATGCGTTTTGAACAGCCATGAGCTTGCCGCTGTTCTTGTTCTGTATCTTGTATATGGCTGCGGTCCACACCTCAAACTCGGAAAGACCCCAGCCCGTTCCGCCGCCGGCGTTGGGGGCCACGACTCGTAGCTGCGATGTGGTGATTGTTGGGAAGGTGATTTGAGTCAATGTGTTTGACGTGGCAGATGCTGAGCTGCGTTGCTGGCCGGGGACTGTGGTCCAGGTGCTTCCAGAAAGATACTGGAGATCGTAACTCGAGGGCAATTGGACGCCACCGCCATCGGTGTAGAAATACAGCCGGACGTTGGAAACTGCCTGCGGCTGTCGAAGATCTACGCCGAAATAATCTTGAGCATTGGGGCTGTTGTACGACGTCCAACGGGTGTTCTGGGGCACGGCGGTGCGGAACACCATGCCATCGACAGCCCTCCAGATACTGTCATACGGCGAGGTGTAGGATGCAAATGGCGTTGCTCCCTGTGAGAATTGCTGGCTGTTGGCTGCGATGTTGACTTGCGAGTTGATGGTTTGGGCAACTGTGTTGCCGACGTCGACAGTGATCAAGCCTATTGTATCACGATTGCCCGCGAGAGCCCCGTCGACAAAGATTCTCAGACCCGAGCCCTGGCTGTAGCGCTGACCACTCTTGTCCCATACTACTGTTACGTTGTGGCCATGGTATGCAACGTTTTCCAGCGCAAAGTAATCCCACGAAGACGGCACGAGAGGATCGACTGTGAGAGTATTGTTGGATTGCCCGCGTAGACCAAGGAGCCCGGCAATGACATTGTCGATATAGGTGGAATGGTTGTAGTCTTCACTGTGGTTATAAGTGTCGTACATCCATGTATTGGCGTCGGGATCATGAGCTTCAGCGACATAAGGCACGCCATTCTTATACTGGGTGGCGGCgtagccaagaagaaggctgaagTAATCGGCCGTAGAAATATATGACTGCACCGGATAGTCGTGTAGTACACTTTCCACAGCGGTAAGGGTTTGTGAGGTAGCGTAGGGCCATGATGGACCATCCCATTGAAGGCAGCTTGCATTCTTGTCCATGTAATACGGGCTTCGTCGTTCAGCAGTGGTAGGTCCGTAGGTGGCCGCAAAGCCCTGGGGGTCCTTTAGCTGGGAAAAGGCGGCGATATTAGAGGATTGCGGCATGTCAAACATCCACGGTATGTAACCCATGATTTCACGAGT
The Trichoderma asperellum chromosome 7, complete sequence DNA segment above includes these coding regions:
- a CDS encoding uncharacterized protein (EggNog:ENOG41~CAZy:GH142), yielding MKTFSVHIFGAAVIVFSGRSTCTNFLNHSQLLAGFEDPDWFEQNIPFLDVPNQQIQDVYYYRWQTYKEHLTYTSAQYGYMLSEFLEPASYGAPYGGIVAAAGHHIIEGRWIRDQKYGRDEVNYWLAGPGQFSKPQTDEYNLDTSDWAHEYSFWAASAVWRQYLVTGDGDFAISQLDNLVKQYRGWDNHFNSDLGLYWQVPVWDATECTAASYQTSDPYHGGAGYRPTINGYQYGDARAIASLATLKGDTALASEYTSRANALQTAMQNHLWDSQRQFFMHMQRDNNTSEQLLTTREIMGYIPWMFDMPQSSNIAAFSQLKDPQGFAATYGPTTAERRSPYYMDKNASCLQWDGPSWPYATSQTLTAVESVLHDYPVQSYISTADYFSLLLGYAATQYKNGVPYVAEAHDPDANTWMYDTYNHSEDYNHSTYIDNVIAGLLGLRGQSNNTLTVDPLVPSSWDYFALENVAYHGHNVTVVWDKSGQRYSQGSGLRIFVDGALAGNRDTIGLITVDVGNTVAQTINSQVNIAANSQQFSQGATPFASYTSPYDSIWRAVDGMVFRTAVPQNTRWTSYNSPNAQDYFGVDLRQPQAVSNVRLYFYTDGGGVQLPSSYDLQYLSGSTWTTVPGQQRSSASATSNTLTQITFPTITTSQLRVVAPNAGGGTGWGLSEFEVWTAAIYKIQNKNSGKLMAVQNASTANSANIQQFDDNGTRDHLWEFVKAPGGWYKIKNVNSGLLLAVQGASTSNSAQLQQYQDNGTDDHLWRVQSNSDGYFLIQNKNSGLVAGVDGESTANSANVVQYQDNGTPDHLWSLLAAVPAS